The following coding sequences are from one Sphingomonadaceae bacterium OTU29LAMAA1 window:
- a CDS encoding flagellar motor switch protein FliG, whose product MMLVGEEEAAAILQKLDPEEVRQLGSAMFAVADVSEQEMEDVLDDFVGKARERTGITFEPRPRIEAVMNRALGPEKAESVLARITPPEANCELEILDWLEAGEIAQMIEKEHPQIAAVMIANLDPTVGGQVLELLPDAVQPDILHRIARLGPINPDAVETLKAVLASRRGGGGGRPGANGPTLGGTREAAKILQGARKATEQRVMPKLFKIDKDVAKAIEEAMFVFDNLLDLDDKNLGTLIRNVDGDILSRALKGVDENARNRFLGCMSARAADGIRDEMEARGPMKLAEVLEAQKAMIGIARNLAKDGTIVMGASDDDYV is encoded by the coding sequence ATGATGCTGGTCGGCGAGGAGGAAGCTGCGGCCATCCTCCAGAAGCTCGACCCCGAGGAAGTGCGGCAGCTCGGTTCCGCCATGTTCGCGGTCGCGGACGTGTCCGAACAGGAGATGGAGGACGTGCTCGACGATTTCGTCGGCAAGGCGCGCGAGCGTACCGGCATCACTTTCGAACCGCGCCCGCGGATCGAAGCGGTGATGAACCGCGCGCTGGGGCCCGAGAAGGCGGAAAGCGTGCTCGCACGCATCACACCGCCCGAAGCCAATTGCGAGCTCGAGATCCTCGACTGGCTCGAGGCCGGCGAGATCGCGCAGATGATCGAAAAGGAACATCCGCAGATCGCGGCGGTGATGATCGCCAATCTCGATCCCACGGTCGGTGGTCAGGTGCTCGAATTGCTGCCCGATGCGGTGCAGCCCGATATCCTGCACCGCATCGCGCGGCTGGGGCCGATCAACCCCGATGCCGTCGAGACGTTGAAGGCGGTGCTCGCCAGCCGGCGCGGCGGCGGCGGCGGTCGTCCCGGCGCCAATGGCCCGACGCTGGGTGGCACGCGCGAGGCGGCGAAGATCCTGCAGGGCGCGCGCAAGGCGACCGAACAGCGGGTGATGCCGAAGCTGTTCAAGATCGACAAGGACGTCGCCAAGGCGATCGAGGAGGCGATGTTCGTCTTCGACAACCTGCTCGATCTCGACGACAAGAATCTGGGTACGCTGATCCGCAACGTCGATGGCGACATTCTGTCGCGCGCGCTGAAGGGCGTCGACGAGAATGCGCGCAATCGCTTCCTCGGCTGCATGTCGGCGCGCGCCGCCGACGGTATCCGCGACGAGATGGAGGCACGCGGGCCGATGAAGCTCGCCGAAGTGCTGGAAGCGCAAAAGGCGATGATCGGTATCGCGCGCAACCTCGCCAAGGACGGCACCATCGTGATGGGCGCGAGCGACGACGATTATGTCTGA
- the fliF gene encoding flagellar M-ring protein FliF codes for MSTALATTSPSGLPEKFANPLLQIKGVLAQPAVRRSLPMAMLVSLVAAAALAWMSLSTPTQKTLFTGLTDADKQAVTSALTQANITSHIDDGTGALTVDEDQFSKARMLLAGQGLPKQAPGGYAILDQLPMGVSRAVEGERLRQARETELARSIEDIDAVAEARVHLATPEASVFVRDNAAPSASVVIKLQGGRALSQAQVQSIINLVASSVPGMKPESVTIVDQMGALLSKPGAGGVDAEGDARLEMQRKTEDKVRQQLVQLLTPLVGAGNFTAEVQADINLDETQATRESYEKQGALRAETGNWTGNQAGGPATPGGIPGVLSNTPPPASQLQAPQAANGASGEPAPAAGNPAPNPNKQSDSFQRAYDLGKEVSVTRQTPGSVKRLSVAVLLREPEKGRRTAMEIGQVTDLVKSAVGFDQARQDQVTVISRKFADTAADATGPAWYDNAWLPVLARNATAIIIALLVLMLGVRPLAKGLMKKREDATTPALAGPAGSPAADGITVHESVSLDRLEATQTVDDRIGAVRGFTRDNPARAALAIRDMIKADAK; via the coding sequence ATGAGCACTGCACTCGCCACCACTTCGCCCTCGGGCCTGCCCGAGAAGTTCGCCAACCCGCTGTTGCAGATCAAGGGCGTGCTCGCGCAGCCCGCCGTCCGCCGCAGCCTGCCGATGGCGATGCTCGTATCGCTCGTCGCTGCCGCCGCGCTCGCCTGGATGAGCCTGTCGACACCGACGCAGAAGACGCTGTTCACCGGGCTGACCGATGCCGACAAGCAGGCGGTCACCAGCGCACTGACGCAGGCGAACATCACCAGCCATATCGACGACGGCACCGGCGCCCTGACGGTCGACGAGGACCAGTTCAGCAAGGCACGCATGCTGCTCGCCGGGCAAGGTTTGCCGAAGCAGGCCCCCGGCGGCTATGCGATCCTCGACCAGTTGCCGATGGGCGTCAGCCGCGCCGTCGAGGGCGAACGGCTGCGGCAGGCGCGCGAGACGGAGCTGGCCCGTTCGATCGAGGATATCGACGCGGTCGCCGAGGCGCGCGTGCATCTCGCCACGCCCGAAGCGTCGGTGTTCGTGCGTGACAATGCCGCGCCGTCGGCGTCGGTGGTCATCAAATTGCAGGGTGGCCGCGCGCTGTCACAGGCCCAGGTGCAGTCGATCATCAATCTGGTCGCATCGTCGGTGCCGGGCATGAAGCCGGAGAGCGTGACGATCGTCGACCAGATGGGCGCGTTGCTGTCCAAGCCGGGTGCCGGCGGCGTCGATGCCGAGGGCGATGCGCGGCTGGAGATGCAGCGCAAGACCGAGGACAAGGTGCGTCAGCAGCTGGTCCAGCTCCTGACGCCACTGGTCGGCGCGGGCAATTTCACCGCCGAGGTGCAGGCCGACATCAACCTCGACGAGACGCAGGCGACGCGCGAAAGCTACGAGAAGCAGGGCGCCTTGCGCGCCGAGACGGGCAACTGGACGGGCAACCAGGCCGGTGGCCCGGCGACGCCCGGCGGTATTCCCGGTGTGCTGTCGAACACGCCGCCGCCCGCCAGCCAGTTGCAGGCACCTCAGGCCGCCAACGGCGCATCGGGCGAACCCGCTCCGGCTGCCGGCAACCCCGCGCCCAATCCCAACAAGCAGAGCGACAGCTTCCAGCGCGCCTACGACCTCGGCAAGGAGGTTTCGGTGACGCGCCAGACGCCGGGTTCGGTCAAGCGCCTGTCCGTCGCCGTGCTGCTGCGCGAACCCGAGAAGGGTCGTCGTACCGCGATGGAAATCGGTCAGGTCACCGATCTGGTGAAGAGCGCGGTCGGTTTCGATCAGGCGCGACAGGATCAGGTGACCGTGATCAGCCGCAAGTTCGCCGACACGGCGGCCGACGCCACCGGCCCGGCTTGGTACGACAACGCCTGGCTGCCGGTGCTCGCCCGCAACGCAACAGCGATCATCATCGCGCTGCTGGTGCTGATGCTCGGCGTTCGTCCGCTCGCCAAGGGGCTGATGAAGAAGCGTGAGGATGCGACGACGCCGGCACTTGCCGGTCCGGCCGGCAGCCCGGCCGCGGACGGCATCACCGTGCATGAATCGGTCAGCCTCGACCGGCTGGAGGCAACGCAGACGGTCGACGACCGGATCGGTGCGGTCCGCGGCTTTACCCGCGACAATCCCGCCCGCGCCGCGCTCGCGATCCGCGACATGATCAAGGCCGACGCCAAGTGA
- a CDS encoding FliI/YscN family ATPase — MLNRFTADYLETLGVADFRPTPKVSGRLSSYDGLLMEAVGLSLPVGTICEIGGHGDAKVEAEVIGFRKGRTLLMNLGGPAALLPRAPVRPVGPPGEAEVGDALLGRVVDGAGKPIDGLGPIRGARKWPLAGKLQSPLDRGRVLKPMDVGVRAINGLLTIGQGQRVGIMAGSGVGKSVLLGMMVRAAQADVIVIGLIGERSREVADFLETKVAGEARKRAVVVAVPANHSPVLRIRGALRATAIAEAFRNEGKKVLLIMDSLTRVAHAGREIGLALGEPASARGYPPSAIAMLPNLIERAGTDVRTGGSITAIYTVLADGDDGNDPVVDSARSILDGHIVLNRHLAERGVYPAIDIGPSVSRVMTDIAHPDHVHAARVLRRHLATYEENRDLVLMGAYRPGADPAIDAAIAAHPAVMEYIKQGSDENVSLGDSIAELTGVFGA; from the coding sequence ATGCTCAACCGCTTCACCGCCGATTATCTGGAGACGCTGGGTGTCGCCGATTTCCGCCCGACGCCAAAGGTGTCGGGGCGCCTGTCCTCGTACGACGGCCTGCTGATGGAAGCGGTCGGCCTGTCGCTACCGGTCGGCACGATCTGCGAAATCGGCGGCCATGGCGATGCGAAGGTCGAGGCGGAGGTGATCGGTTTCCGCAAGGGGCGGACGTTGCTGATGAACCTTGGTGGTCCCGCGGCGCTGTTGCCGCGCGCGCCGGTGCGGCCCGTCGGCCCTCCCGGCGAAGCGGAGGTGGGGGATGCGCTGCTCGGCCGCGTGGTCGATGGCGCGGGCAAGCCGATCGACGGGCTCGGGCCGATCCGCGGCGCGCGGAAATGGCCGCTCGCGGGCAAGCTGCAATCTCCGCTGGACCGGGGCCGTGTGCTCAAGCCGATGGATGTCGGCGTGCGCGCGATCAACGGGCTGCTGACGATCGGCCAGGGCCAGCGTGTCGGCATCATGGCGGGGTCCGGCGTCGGCAAATCGGTGCTGCTCGGCATGATGGTGCGCGCGGCGCAGGCCGATGTGATCGTCATCGGCCTGATCGGTGAACGGTCGCGGGAAGTCGCCGACTTCCTCGAAACCAAGGTCGCGGGCGAGGCGCGCAAGCGTGCCGTCGTCGTCGCCGTTCCCGCCAACCATTCCCCCGTGCTGCGCATCCGCGGCGCGCTGCGTGCCACCGCCATCGCCGAAGCCTTTCGCAACGAAGGCAAGAAGGTGCTGCTGATCATGGACAGCCTGACCCGCGTCGCGCACGCCGGTCGCGAAATCGGGCTGGCGCTGGGCGAGCCGGCATCGGCGCGCGGCTATCCTCCGTCGGCGATCGCGATGCTGCCGAACCTGATCGAGCGTGCCGGCACCGACGTGCGCACCGGCGGATCGATAACCGCGATCTACACCGTGCTCGCGGACGGCGACGACGGCAACGACCCGGTGGTCGATTCGGCGCGCTCGATCCTCGACGGCCATATCGTCCTCAACCGCCATCTGGCGGAGCGCGGCGTCTATCCGGCGATCGACATCGGCCCTTCGGTCAGCCGCGTGATGACCGACATCGCGCATCCCGACCACGTTCACGCCGCGCGCGTGCTGCGCCGACATCTGGCGACGTACGAAGAGAATCGCGATCTCGTGCTGATGGGCGCCTATCGTCCCGGCGCGGATCCCGCGATCGATGCGGCGATCGCCGCGCACCCGGCCGTAATGGAATATATCAAGCAGGGTAGCGACGAGAATGTCTCGCTAGGCGATTCGATCGCCGAACTGACCGGCGTGTTCGGTGCCTGA
- a CDS encoding flagellar hook-length control protein FliK yields the protein MINAAAAIVPTTPGQPGKGALPVGGELFALSMSTLPEMAGVSGDAPANTIPLAAGDPVRQALAAPGMPLPTVDAAAIDPALAWLPAVNIAVPAPMEIPPALANAGTDARPDRPFVFTGTPVLNGSTSVGALAMGSTTRPAPAVAVAPPLPDTPAVRPLAPGRAAMPDAPAGDATPQAIPPEPIAEPLAATPGTSPATAKPTDTPQAATTTNTPQAATLPQTSQAATGDTSGRPSSDMPVAEPLARVPASSPAPRKRAASADIDAATAGDPAKPLRHKGSPATETLAATPAGSEAPALQVVHATLPAIASEPDAPPAVSDDIVPDRVVTRRDAAPENRHHTIRASSGPAVDEPVEAADEEATELAAPLPAGRADQTITSAPLPTPPAIAPVAQAPTIPVQPVVQTVVQDVAVVPKGAAPVSSRLPARENRSRPDDASTLPGTTPVPTSVASNGDSATLAPPPSQRPEMPAPARSLADMQVGDRVPASAVVPEPAPAKLDAVDTRREIPAAASARRSPAAAPPMTILQPAAVAPVAIRVSEDEATDPQRPESFARERSAPRVPGPAIPSAAPLPADPGVIDPAGRARDPVARPVRATTRDPAVASAVPLPATATAMATGMETGAPAPDRAEPTPRTVAAMPVDQVANAATDPARGTTPAPAGVATPTGPERAKPDSPTPAAQPAIIADPAPLIDVARPPAGQQAPDDRVPAAPAPSDPSPVTVDARSTTVSPVRDSGAAPMADTAGPSRSVDAAPSTPAATSVPTPVIAVAAPVAVAAVSPASDVAPEAVPAGTMTAPTPAAAPTPRPTFMREVSGTPRQTVALRPRTAAPSQPTAGTTAPAAEVFGAAKHAATGADERKRVAPLDPAATTVAPLATAAPTHGASPVVDTTRPTLDMRQDSWPTHMIDRIEALRDAANANDTRIRLVPDALGAIDISVRMVGDAIHVRFAADNGTTRALIEDAQPRLAEVAQERGLRIGQTIVEPAPATQSGAGQSSSQPQSQPGGQSPAGSAQQQTATQGQGQAQPQAGQQQPRQQQHTAPARQPAPARAPSTDTDAGTNGRIA from the coding sequence ATGATCAACGCCGCCGCAGCCATCGTTCCGACCACTCCCGGCCAGCCGGGCAAGGGTGCGTTGCCGGTTGGCGGCGAGTTGTTCGCGCTGTCGATGTCGACCCTGCCGGAGATGGCCGGCGTGAGTGGCGATGCCCCGGCGAACACGATCCCGCTGGCCGCCGGCGACCCGGTCCGGCAAGCGCTTGCCGCTCCCGGCATGCCGCTGCCGACCGTCGATGCTGCCGCGATCGATCCGGCATTGGCGTGGCTGCCTGCGGTCAATATCGCCGTGCCTGCGCCGATGGAGATCCCGCCTGCGCTGGCGAACGCCGGCACCGATGCGCGACCCGACCGGCCGTTCGTGTTCACCGGCACGCCCGTGCTGAACGGCAGCACGTCCGTCGGCGCGCTGGCGATGGGCAGTACGACGAGACCGGCACCGGCCGTTGCGGTCGCGCCGCCCCTCCCAGACACACCGGCGGTTCGGCCGCTGGCACCTGGGCGGGCAGCGATGCCCGATGCGCCGGCAGGTGACGCAACACCGCAGGCGATCCCGCCTGAGCCGATAGCCGAACCCCTTGCCGCCACGCCCGGGACTTCGCCTGCGACGGCGAAGCCGACGGACACGCCGCAGGCCGCGACGACCACGAACACGCCGCAGGCGGCGACACTGCCGCAAACTTCGCAGGCGGCGACGGGTGACACGTCGGGTCGCCCCTCATCGGACATGCCGGTCGCAGAGCCGCTCGCTCGCGTACCGGCCAGTTCTCCGGCGCCCCGAAAGCGCGCTGCGTCGGCAGATATCGATGCGGCGACGGCTGGCGACCCCGCCAAGCCGCTGCGCCACAAGGGATCGCCGGCAACTGAGACCCTGGCTGCGACACCGGCCGGATCGGAAGCGCCGGCACTTCAGGTCGTGCACGCCACGCTGCCGGCGATCGCATCCGAACCCGATGCTCCCCCAGCGGTGTCCGACGATATCGTCCCTGACAGGGTGGTGACGCGGCGCGACGCGGCGCCGGAAAACCGGCATCACACCATAAGGGCCAGCTCCGGACCAGCGGTTGACGAGCCGGTCGAAGCAGCGGACGAGGAAGCAACAGAGCTTGCTGCACCGCTGCCGGCGGGCCGGGCCGATCAGACGATCACATCGGCGCCGCTACCCACACCGCCAGCCATAGCGCCCGTCGCACAGGCCCCGACGATTCCCGTCCAGCCGGTCGTGCAGACCGTGGTACAGGACGTCGCCGTTGTGCCCAAGGGCGCGGCGCCGGTTTCGTCGCGCCTTCCTGCACGGGAGAACCGGTCGCGACCGGACGACGCTTCGACCCTTCCCGGAACTACGCCAGTGCCGACGTCCGTCGCATCGAACGGTGATTCGGCCACACTCGCCCCACCACCATCGCAGCGGCCGGAAATGCCTGCGCCGGCACGATCGCTGGCCGACATGCAGGTCGGCGACCGGGTTCCGGCATCGGCCGTGGTCCCCGAGCCGGCCCCGGCAAAGTTGGACGCCGTCGATACCCGGCGCGAAATTCCGGCCGCAGCGAGTGCCAGGCGCTCCCCTGCCGCCGCTCCGCCGATGACTATTCTGCAGCCCGCTGCGGTTGCGCCGGTGGCTATCCGGGTGTCAGAAGACGAGGCCACCGATCCGCAGAGGCCGGAATCGTTCGCGCGCGAACGTTCTGCACCGCGCGTTCCCGGTCCCGCGATTCCATCGGCAGCCCCGCTGCCAGCCGATCCCGGCGTGATCGACCCCGCCGGACGCGCGCGCGATCCGGTTGCGAGACCAGTTCGCGCGACGACACGCGACCCTGCCGTCGCATCGGCAGTTCCGCTGCCGGCGACGGCGACGGCGATGGCGACGGGGATGGAGACGGGGGCACCTGCTCCGGATCGCGCAGAACCGACCCCGCGCACGGTCGCTGCCATGCCGGTCGATCAGGTTGCGAACGCCGCGACCGACCCGGCCAGAGGCACGACGCCCGCACCGGCAGGCGTCGCTACGCCAACCGGTCCCGAACGCGCGAAGCCCGATTCGCCGACCCCGGCTGCGCAACCTGCTATCATTGCCGATCCCGCACCGCTGATTGATGTGGCGCGTCCGCCAGCCGGGCAGCAGGCACCGGACGACCGCGTCCCTGCCGCACCGGCTCCCTCCGATCCTTCGCCCGTCACGGTCGACGCCCGCTCGACGACCGTATCCCCGGTTCGCGACTCCGGTGCGGCACCGATGGCCGATACGGCCGGCCCGTCTCGCTCCGTCGATGCGGCACCATCGACGCCCGCTGCCACGTCTGTGCCGACGCCCGTCATCGCCGTCGCGGCGCCGGTAGCGGTTGCCGCCGTATCCCCGGCGTCCGATGTCGCGCCGGAAGCGGTGCCGGCCGGGACCATGACGGCCCCGACCCCTGCCGCTGCCCCGACGCCCCGACCGACGTTCATGCGCGAAGTGTCCGGCACGCCGCGCCAGACCGTGGCGCTTCGTCCACGAACGGCGGCGCCGTCGCAGCCGACGGCAGGCACCACCGCTCCCGCGGCGGAAGTGTTCGGTGCGGCGAAGCATGCCGCGACCGGCGCCGACGAGCGCAAGCGCGTCGCACCGCTCGATCCCGCCGCCACGACGGTCGCCCCGTTGGCCACCGCCGCCCCGACGCATGGCGCTTCACCCGTCGTCGATACGACCCGGCCGACGCTCGACATGCGACAGGATAGCTGGCCGACGCATATGATCGACCGGATCGAGGCGTTGCGCGATGCGGCCAATGCGAACGACACGCGTATCCGCCTCGTCCCCGATGCGCTCGGCGCGATCGATATCTCCGTCCGGATGGTGGGCGATGCGATCCACGTCCGCTTCGCCGCGGACAATGGCACCACCCGCGCCCTGATCGAGGACGCGCAGCCACGGCTGGCGGAGGTCGCGCAGGAGCGTGGATTGCGGATCGGCCAGACGATCGTCGAGCCCGCGCCTGCAACCCAGTCCGGCGCCGGCCAGTCGTCGTCGCAGCCGCAATCCCAGCCCGGCGGTCAATCGCCAGCCGGCAGCGCGCAGCAGCAGACGGCCACGCAGGGCCAGGGTCAGGCCCAGCCGCAAGCCGGGCAGCAGCAGCCCCGGCAGCAACAGCATACCGCCCCGGCCCGCCAGCCGGCACCGGCGCGGGCCCCCTCCACCGATACCGATGCTGGCACCAACGGCCGCATCGCCTGA
- a CDS encoding flagellar basal body-associated FliL family protein → MSDKPEADAPKKKGGKMKIVIMALALVVLVGGGVGAGVYAASAGLIGGGHAAAAEEHGPKLVPKSEQKRPAEGGEGGGEHGGGGESSGSGGKHVPSGGGGDQYASNYYTMDPQFTSNLQDSVHVIQVGIAISTPYDDTVIENLKTNDIAVRSAVLLTLGDTPEEQVFTSAGKLQMQQRLAKAINGILEQKEGFGGVRNVYFTNFVVQ, encoded by the coding sequence ATGAGCGACAAACCCGAAGCCGACGCGCCCAAGAAGAAGGGCGGCAAGATGAAGATCGTGATCATGGCGCTCGCGCTGGTCGTGCTGGTCGGCGGCGGCGTGGGCGCGGGCGTCTACGCCGCCAGTGCCGGCCTGATCGGCGGCGGCCATGCCGCGGCAGCGGAGGAGCACGGACCCAAGCTGGTGCCCAAATCCGAACAGAAGCGTCCTGCCGAGGGCGGTGAAGGCGGAGGCGAACATGGCGGAGGCGGCGAATCGTCGGGCAGCGGCGGCAAGCACGTGCCGTCGGGCGGTGGCGGCGATCAATATGCCTCCAACTATTACACGATGGACCCGCAGTTCACCTCGAACCTGCAGGATTCGGTTCATGTCATCCAGGTCGGCATCGCGATCTCGACGCCGTACGACGACACGGTCATCGAGAATCTGAAGACCAACGACATCGCCGTACGCTCCGCGGTGCTGCTCACCCTCGGCGATACGCCAGAGGAGCAGGTGTTCACGTCCGCCGGCAAATTGCAGATGCAGCAGCGGCTGGCGAAGGCGATCAACGGAATTTTAGAGCAGAAAGAAGGATTCGGCGGCGTTCGTAACGTCTACTTTACCAATTTCGTTGTTCAGTGA
- a CDS encoding flagellar assembly protein FliH, with protein sequence MSEFVAGFAGRHDTAAHLLQAAFAPPQGFTPREMWATLERAMGGDRDEPRSGPKHFSPADPGGEKPTQGWDPLDAQVEPTGFIDPVETAHAAGYAEGLAAAAAAARESGDRDRALLTELTAALANGHQLDRDRIATQLRQTVLLLVNKLVGECGVTADVLNGRIAAAAEMLADASESALLRLNPEDLPLVEASLPKSIFAAGDASLPRGSFVLESASTLVEDGPELWLGQLAEAIDRVPVPALEPR encoded by the coding sequence ATGTCTGAGTTCGTCGCCGGATTTGCCGGACGCCACGACACCGCCGCCCACCTGCTCCAGGCTGCGTTCGCGCCGCCGCAGGGCTTCACGCCGCGCGAGATGTGGGCGACGCTGGAACGCGCGATGGGGGGGGATCGGGATGAACCGCGATCCGGCCCGAAGCATTTCAGCCCCGCCGATCCGGGCGGCGAGAAGCCTACGCAGGGCTGGGACCCGCTCGATGCACAGGTGGAGCCGACCGGCTTCATCGATCCGGTCGAGACGGCGCATGCCGCCGGTTATGCCGAGGGGCTGGCCGCTGCTGCCGCAGCGGCGCGCGAGAGCGGCGACCGCGACCGGGCGCTGCTGACCGAACTGACCGCGGCGCTCGCCAATGGCCATCAGCTGGATCGTGATCGCATCGCCACGCAATTGCGCCAGACCGTGCTGCTGCTCGTCAACAAGCTGGTCGGCGAATGCGGCGTCACCGCCGACGTGCTCAACGGCCGCATCGCAGCCGCCGCCGAGATGCTGGCGGACGCGAGCGAATCGGCCTTGCTGCGGCTCAATCCCGAGGATCTGCCGCTGGTCGAGGCATCGCTGCCGAAGTCGATCTTCGCCGCGGGTGACGCATCGCTGCCGCGCGGCAGCTTCGTGCTGGAAAGCGCATCGACGCTGGTCGAGGACGGGCCGGAATTGTGGCTGGGTCAGCTCGCCGAGGCGATCGACCGCGTGCCGGTGCCGGCGCTGGAGCCGCGCTGA
- the fliE gene encoding flagellar hook-basal body complex protein FliE: MSGVAGVGGAMSVDRVMQLRAQILERNQALSRASATETSAPAGATKPTSFADTLQDALKDVNATQGKASALSESYERGETVDIAKVMLARQQASVGFEATLQVRNKLLSAYKDIMSMPV, from the coding sequence ATGAGCGGCGTTGCGGGTGTGGGCGGCGCGATGAGCGTCGACCGGGTGATGCAGCTGCGCGCGCAGATCCTGGAGCGCAACCAGGCGCTGAGCCGTGCGAGTGCGACCGAGACCAGTGCCCCCGCCGGGGCTACGAAGCCGACCAGCTTCGCCGATACGCTGCAGGATGCGCTGAAGGACGTCAACGCGACGCAGGGCAAGGCGTCCGCGCTGTCCGAAAGCTACGAACGCGGTGAGACGGTCGATATCGCCAAGGTCATGCTGGCGCGCCAGCAGGCCTCGGTCGGGTTCGAGGCCACGCTGCAAGTCCGCAACAAATTGCTGTCCGCCTACAAGGACATCATGAGCATGCCGGTGTAA